Sequence from the Pseudomonas frederiksbergensis genome:
TATCGGCGAACGGTGTCTGGTTCAACGAGTTCAGGTACAGCTTGAAGGATTTGGACTCGATGATATTCGGCGAATCCGCCGGTATGGCGAACTCACCGATGGCCACCACTGGCTTACCCGAGGGCAAGAGCCAGGACAATTCGAAACAGTTCCAGAAATCCACGCCTGTGTACGGCAGGGTCTCGGCTGTCAGGCCCAGTTCCGCCCATTTCGCAGTGCGCGGAATCGGGAACAGCAGTGACGGCGTGTACGTGGCGATGTATTCGCTGGATTTGCCCAGCGGCGAATGTTCGGCTGCGGGATGCATGACGGAAACCTGACTGAAGAATCAGCGGATTCTATCAGCCTTTGCCGCAGTCTTTGAGTGCTTACTGACTGACTGTCAGGTCGCCCTTCATGCCGGCCTGGTAATGTCCCGGAACATTGCAGGCGAACTCCAGGCGAGTGGCCTTGCTGAAGGTCCAGGTCAGTTCGGCGGTCTTGCCCGGTTCCACCAGCACGCTGTTGGGGTCATCGTGGCGCATGCTGGCGTTGCCGTGGCCCATGGCGGCATGGTCCATTCCCGGCTTCATCGCGGTCGGCGTCAACTGGCCGCTTTGCTGCATCTTGAGCATTTGCTGTTGGTGTTCAACATGCATTGCAGCGTTGCCCAGGTTGAACTCGTGAAGCAGGTGGCCTTTATTGACCAGCACGAACCGAACCGTCTCGCCGGCCTTGAGATCCAGCGCACCGGGATCGAACGTCATGTCGCCCATCACCACATCAATGCTGCGACCGGCCT
This genomic interval carries:
- a CDS encoding plastocyanin/azurin family copper-binding protein → MLMGKRLILTVCALALSTPSWASPGHFDFGQPAPAAKAGRSIDVVMGDMTFDPGALDLKAGETVRFVLVNKGHLLHEFNLGNAAMHVEHQQQMLKMQQSGQLTPTAMKPGMDHAAMGHGNASMRHDDPNSVLVEPGKTAELTWTFSKATRLEFACNVPGHYQAGMKGDLTVSQ